A DNA window from Sulfitobacter sp. BSw21498 contains the following coding sequences:
- a CDS encoding formate/nitrite transporter family protein, giving the protein MAPLIQRRVSRKKSQDAQAEEKSVSEATALSPKLIYEVIRREGEEELARSKRSLIWSGIAAGIMISLSVLGEAVFRTYLPDTPHRFLIENLGYSLGFLAVIMGRMQLFTENTITTVLPIMRAKTWHSLMCMFRLWGVVLTANVVGAFAAAMLFLWTPAISPDVLSSILDLSHHATSMGAYQGFWRAIPAGVIVALIVWMMPQADETSFFLILVFTWLIAAGDFAHIVAGSVEMAVMILDGQLGLFAAVFEFFLPVLAGNIVGGTIIFTLVAWGQVRDEVEENK; this is encoded by the coding sequence ATGGCCCCTCTTATTCAACGCAGGGTTTCGCGCAAGAAATCGCAAGATGCGCAGGCCGAAGAGAAATCTGTGAGCGAAGCGACGGCCCTGTCGCCCAAGCTGATTTACGAGGTTATCCGCCGCGAGGGCGAGGAAGAGCTGGCGCGCAGCAAGCGGTCTTTGATCTGGTCGGGGATCGCCGCTGGTATCATGATCAGCCTGTCGGTTTTGGGCGAGGCGGTGTTTCGCACCTATCTGCCCGACACGCCGCACCGGTTTCTGATCGAAAATCTGGGCTATTCGCTGGGATTTCTGGCCGTGATCATGGGCCGGATGCAGTTGTTTACTGAAAACACCATTACCACCGTTTTGCCAATCATGCGGGCCAAGACTTGGCATTCGCTGATGTGCATGTTCCGTCTGTGGGGGGTCGTACTGACGGCGAATGTGGTGGGCGCATTTGCCGCCGCGATGCTGTTTCTGTGGACGCCGGCCATCTCGCCCGATGTGCTGTCGTCGATACTTGACCTGTCGCATCACGCAACCAGCATGGGGGCCTATCAGGGGTTCTGGCGGGCTATACCGGCGGGGGTGATTGTGGCGCTCATCGTTTGGATGATGCCGCAGGCGGATGAGACGTCTTTTTTCCTGATCCTGGTATTCACTTGGCTCATCGCAGCAGGGGACTTTGCGCATATTGTTGCGGGGTCGGTTGAGATGGCGGTGATGATCCTGGACGGTCAGCTTGGCTTGTTTGCAGCGGTGTTCGAGTTTTTCCTACCGGTGCTTGCGGGCAACATCGTCGGAGGAACGATCATCTTTACGCTCGTCGCTTGGGGTCAAGTGCGCGATGAGGTAGAAGAAAACAAGTAG
- a CDS encoding acyltransferase family protein: MRNALGYSLGELAVFVFFGLSGFFIGGSYVRQASAFSFILARASRLLPGLAVSILFVALIIGPLVSTLDLASYFSHPDTARFVVQNILIFKPQYTLPGVFCDNPYPAVEGSIWTLAHEVACYALILLIGLAGVLQRKSVMAGLAVLYLLSWVAMPSLQEFVHPRIQQTQLLSFPFVIGAACWIWRAHIFLWWPIVLASIGLAWATQGTVLAFPMLALTVTYSSLWAGYCTVPPLLIFNKVGDYSYGIYVYAMPLQGFTVWLWGDMTPGANIAMALPLTLICAILSWHLVEGPALTFGRKAVSAARSSGGRKHSSDKGAFGHRRVAKQIARIGHVFRRNLGERR; this comes from the coding sequence TTGAGAAACGCGCTTGGGTACTCACTGGGGGAGCTCGCGGTTTTTGTATTCTTTGGCCTTTCCGGCTTCTTTATCGGGGGCAGCTATGTACGGCAGGCATCTGCTTTTTCCTTCATTTTGGCACGCGCGTCCCGTCTTTTGCCGGGGTTGGCTGTATCGATCCTGTTCGTTGCGTTAATCATCGGCCCGCTGGTCAGCACGCTTGACCTCGCAAGCTACTTTTCCCACCCGGATACGGCGCGGTTCGTTGTCCAAAATATCCTAATTTTCAAGCCACAGTACACGTTGCCTGGCGTGTTTTGCGACAACCCTTACCCTGCCGTTGAAGGGTCCATCTGGACCCTTGCGCATGAGGTCGCCTGCTATGCGTTGATCCTGCTGATTGGCCTCGCGGGGGTACTGCAGCGAAAGTCTGTGATGGCGGGGCTGGCGGTGCTTTACCTTCTAAGCTGGGTCGCCATGCCATCGCTCCAAGAGTTCGTCCATCCGCGGATACAGCAGACGCAGTTGCTTTCGTTCCCTTTTGTGATTGGCGCAGCATGCTGGATCTGGCGCGCACATATCTTCTTGTGGTGGCCGATCGTACTCGCATCAATTGGGCTCGCATGGGCCACACAAGGCACAGTTCTTGCTTTTCCGATGTTGGCATTAACTGTGACCTACAGCAGTCTCTGGGCCGGCTACTGCACGGTTCCCCCTCTGCTTATATTCAATAAAGTCGGCGATTATTCATACGGCATATATGTTTACGCGATGCCCCTACAGGGTTTTACCGTATGGCTGTGGGGCGACATGACGCCGGGTGCAAACATAGCCATGGCGCTCCCGTTAACCTTGATCTGCGCCATTCTATCCTGGCATTTGGTCGAAGGCCCCGCGCTGACCTTTGGCCGAAAGGCGGTCAGCGCGGCCCGCAGCTCAGGCGGTAGAAAACACAGCTCCGATAAAGGCGCCTTCGGCCACCGGCGTGTTGCCAAACAGATCGCTCGCATAGGGCATGTTTTCAGGCGCAATCTTGGGGAGCGAAGATGA
- a CDS encoding ABC transporter substrate-binding protein, giving the protein MAHLRKLIIGTCAAALMASGVAAKSDITVAMQLEPPHLDPTSAAAGAIDSVLYSNVFEGLTRFMGDGSIVPGLAQSWEISDDGLTYTFKLQSGVTFHDGTTMDAADVKFSLDRINAEDSANAQKALFAAISEVTIVDPSTVEIKLSEPDGNLLFNLAWGDAVIVAPESIDNIKQLPIGTGAFKFTSWTQGDNIRIEKNPNYWGTPAALDMATFKFISDPTAAFASMMAEDVDVFVSFPAPENLPQFEADPRFQVLVGSSEGETILAMNNKQPPFDNPKVREAVAHAIDRQAIIDGAMFGYGTPIGTHFAPHNPAYVDQTALSMYDVDKSKALLAEAGFANGFETTLDLPPPSYARRGGEIIAAQLAEVGITAKINNVEWAQWLETVFKGKNFGLTIVSHTEPMDIGVYANPDYYFQYDNPDFQTLMAKLNTTTDPDMRNDVLGEAQTMISQDYVNGFLFQLASLSVAKAGLTGLWRNAPTQAVDLTGVAWTD; this is encoded by the coding sequence ATGGCCCATCTTCGCAAACTTATCATAGGCACCTGCGCTGCCGCGCTGATGGCCAGTGGCGTCGCTGCGAAAAGCGATATCACCGTCGCGATGCAGCTAGAACCACCGCATCTGGACCCGACCAGCGCTGCGGCGGGGGCTATTGATTCTGTGCTTTATTCCAACGTTTTCGAAGGCTTGACGCGGTTTATGGGGGACGGATCGATCGTACCCGGACTTGCGCAATCTTGGGAAATCTCTGACGACGGCCTAACCTATACGTTCAAGTTGCAAAGCGGTGTGACCTTTCACGACGGCACGACGATGGACGCCGCCGACGTTAAATTTTCACTTGATCGGATCAATGCCGAAGACAGCGCAAATGCACAAAAAGCGCTGTTCGCCGCGATTTCCGAGGTGACCATCGTCGACCCCTCCACCGTTGAGATCAAACTGTCAGAGCCGGATGGAAACCTGTTGTTCAACCTCGCATGGGGCGACGCGGTGATTGTGGCTCCCGAAAGCATCGACAACATCAAACAGCTGCCCATCGGGACCGGCGCGTTCAAATTCACCAGCTGGACCCAGGGCGACAATATCCGCATTGAAAAGAACCCGAATTATTGGGGGACACCGGCTGCGCTGGACATGGCCACGTTCAAATTCATCTCTGACCCGACCGCCGCATTCGCGTCGATGATGGCGGAAGATGTCGACGTTTTCGTCAGCTTCCCCGCGCCTGAAAACCTGCCGCAGTTCGAAGCGGACCCCCGGTTTCAAGTGCTTGTCGGCTCATCCGAGGGCGAGACAATTCTGGCGATGAACAACAAACAGCCTCCGTTTGATAATCCGAAGGTCCGCGAAGCGGTAGCGCACGCCATTGACCGACAAGCCATCATCGACGGGGCAATGTTCGGATATGGCACGCCCATCGGCACACATTTCGCGCCCCACAATCCAGCCTACGTCGACCAAACCGCGCTGAGCATGTATGACGTCGACAAATCCAAAGCGCTACTGGCCGAAGCCGGCTTTGCCAATGGGTTTGAAACCACACTGGATCTGCCGCCCCCTTCGTATGCCCGCCGCGGCGGGGAAATCATCGCCGCGCAACTCGCCGAGGTCGGTATCACCGCCAAGATCAACAACGTAGAGTGGGCCCAGTGGCTGGAAACAGTGTTCAAGGGCAAGAATTTTGGTCTGACCATCGTTAGCCACACCGAGCCGATGGACATCGGCGTCTATGCCAACCCCGACTATTACTTTCAGTACGACAATCCCGACTTCCAAACGTTAATGGCCAAGTTGAACACAACGACAGACCCCGACATGCGCAACGATGTCCTGGGCGAGGCACAAACCATGATCTCTCAGGATTACGTCAACGGGTTCCTCTTCCAGCTTGCTTCGCTCTCTGTCGCTAAGGCGGGACTAACCGGGCTTTGGCGCAACGCACCGACACAGGCTGTCGATCTGACCGGAGTGGCCTGGACGGACTGA
- a CDS encoding aminotransferase class V-fold PLP-dependent enzyme, with protein MFTDNPKLMTAIRDSFAHVDNCPFQGPRVFFENAGGALTLKSVVDTSGKFAAIPDNQGRDNPASHALVDVIKKARADMALFFNAPDGQFFVGESGTELSFRLIRTAVMGSAEGAVIGSTVEHPASRSAAQHWADVAGKPYISVPHDNATGQVTPDAYAALMSPEVRVATILHTSPVTGIANDVAGISAAIRAVSPDAFIFVDGIQHASHGHIDIASYDIDGYVISPYKLFSRHGYGIAWASDRLSALPIETLANGPAGNWEMGTRDTGAYATFSDVVRYFDWLGTQVSDASDPRARIEAAAAAIHAHEHQLTNALMFGTGNLAGLADLAGVTILGGTDNPDREGLVSFTLDTLPAADIVSKLNAQGIRTHVRKADHYSGNILTPLGLDAAVRVSLCHYNSMDEVRALLTAMKDIAA; from the coding sequence ATGTTCACCGATAATCCCAAACTCATGACAGCAATCCGCGACAGCTTTGCCCATGTAGACAACTGCCCGTTTCAGGGTCCGCGCGTGTTTTTCGAAAACGCTGGCGGCGCGCTAACGCTGAAATCTGTCGTCGATACTTCTGGCAAATTCGCGGCGATCCCTGACAACCAAGGCCGCGATAATCCGGCATCCCATGCGCTGGTCGATGTTATCAAAAAGGCTCGCGCCGACATGGCGCTGTTCTTTAACGCGCCCGACGGCCAGTTCTTTGTTGGCGAAAGCGGGACCGAGCTGTCGTTCCGGCTGATCCGCACCGCGGTCATGGGCAGCGCAGAAGGGGCCGTCATCGGGTCCACCGTCGAACACCCCGCCTCGCGCAGCGCCGCGCAACACTGGGCCGATGTCGCGGGCAAACCCTATATCAGCGTACCCCATGACAACGCCACCGGGCAGGTCACGCCCGACGCCTACGCCGCGTTGATGTCACCCGAGGTGCGCGTCGCTACGATTTTGCACACCTCGCCAGTTACAGGAATTGCCAACGATGTGGCGGGCATCAGCGCCGCGATCCGCGCCGTCTCTCCCGACGCCTTTATCTTTGTTGATGGCATCCAGCACGCCAGCCACGGCCATATCGACATCGCCAGCTACGACATCGACGGCTATGTGATCTCGCCCTACAAACTGTTCTCGCGCCACGGCTATGGCATCGCATGGGCCTCCGATCGCCTATCCGCGCTGCCGATTGAAACACTGGCAAACGGTCCCGCTGGCAACTGGGAAATGGGTACCCGAGACACGGGGGCCTATGCGACATTTTCGGATGTGGTGCGTTATTTTGACTGGCTGGGGACGCAAGTATCCGACGCCAGCGATCCGCGCGCACGTATCGAAGCCGCCGCGGCTGCAATCCACGCGCATGAACATCAGCTTACCAACGCGCTGATGTTCGGTACAGGCAACCTTGCCGGTCTTGCTGATCTCGCGGGTGTCACCATCCTTGGCGGAACAGACAACCCCGACCGCGAGGGGTTGGTATCGTTCACGCTCGACACGCTGCCCGCTGCGGATATCGTGTCAAAGCTCAACGCCCAAGGGATCCGGACCCACGTGCGCAAGGCCGATCACTATTCTGGCAACATCCTAACCCCGCTGGGGCTGGATGCTGCGGTACGCGTGTCTCTGTGCCATTACAATTCGATGGACGAAGTCCGCGCCCTGCTCACCGCGATGAAGGACATCGCTGCATAA
- a CDS encoding O-antigen ligase family protein, producing the protein MLLLLLPAGFSIGSVYLTGTRILLACVIVPLAVRLFCGHFGRIQLTDILFLLHFLWVGLSLMINNPMLATENAGSIGVEFLGGYLIGRAYVRDRHSFAALIKILTTLIVLCFPLAVIESQNGTSVPIQLWQMTGLSTPPDLSIDRRMGLERVQLAFEHPIHWGLFCTIATSLYFVGLARQHSFGLRVMILAVICASCFLSLSSGALLAALVQIGLILWGFLCRRLAQKWLVLSVGVVALYILVDLLSNRTPIQVFMSYATFSAQSAYWRSAIFQWGMVNIWSAPMTGIGLHDWLKPIWMHTTSIDNFWLFIAMRFGLPAFVFLSVGYGLALWRVGRKNFQGDPTLRQMRCGWVLCFVGLSLSLTTVHIWGAIYGFVFFVFGAGLWMLDEAPTSPHDEYPI; encoded by the coding sequence ATGCTTTTGCTGCTGCTGCCCGCGGGGTTCAGCATCGGATCGGTCTATCTAACCGGCACCAGAATCCTTCTGGCTTGCGTCATCGTACCGCTTGCTGTGCGTTTGTTTTGTGGGCATTTCGGGCGCATCCAACTAACGGATATTTTGTTCCTGCTACATTTTTTGTGGGTGGGGCTCTCCCTGATGATTAATAATCCCATGCTAGCGACGGAAAACGCAGGGTCCATCGGGGTTGAGTTTCTAGGGGGGTACTTAATCGGACGTGCCTATGTCCGAGACAGACATAGTTTTGCCGCCTTAATAAAAATTCTGACGACGTTGATTGTGCTCTGCTTTCCCCTCGCAGTGATCGAATCCCAAAACGGCACCTCGGTTCCGATCCAGCTTTGGCAAATGACAGGTCTGTCTACGCCGCCTGACCTTTCGATCGATCGCCGGATGGGATTGGAGCGCGTTCAGCTCGCTTTCGAGCATCCCATTCATTGGGGATTGTTTTGCACCATTGCCACGTCGCTATATTTTGTCGGTCTGGCGCGGCAGCACAGTTTTGGGTTGCGGGTGATGATACTGGCAGTGATCTGCGCCAGTTGCTTTCTGTCTCTTTCCAGCGGCGCACTTCTCGCCGCTCTCGTGCAGATAGGTCTGATATTATGGGGCTTCTTGTGTCGAAGACTCGCGCAAAAGTGGCTTGTGCTATCGGTCGGTGTGGTGGCCCTCTACATTCTCGTTGATCTGCTCTCTAACCGCACACCGATCCAAGTTTTCATGAGCTACGCCACATTTTCGGCTCAAAGTGCCTATTGGAGATCGGCGATTTTTCAATGGGGCATGGTCAACATTTGGAGTGCGCCGATGACAGGGATCGGGCTGCATGATTGGCTTAAACCGATCTGGATGCACACCACAAGTATCGACAATTTTTGGCTTTTCATCGCAATGCGTTTTGGGCTGCCAGCGTTTGTTTTTCTGTCCGTCGGCTATGGGCTCGCACTTTGGCGGGTTGGCCGTAAAAATTTTCAGGGGGACCCAACATTGCGACAGATGCGATGTGGCTGGGTTTTATGCTTCGTTGGCCTAAGCCTATCACTGACGACGGTGCATATTTGGGGTGCCATCTACGGTTTCGTCTTTTTCGTATTCGGGGCGGGCCTTTGGATGTTGGACGAGGCACCTACCTCGCCGCACGATGAATATCCAATTTGA
- a CDS encoding type I secretion system permease/ATPase — MQFSKEISLALIQGREQLPAKNDRFVLGVIGNVPTQNIYDIALKAQAGGIGLLVAISGLVNLLMLTGSIYMIQIYDRVLPSGSIVTLLGLFGIVLLIYCFLGLFDLTRQRLLARISVRLDMTLGAACFSDWISVQNHSRAHEGGEQPPLQQLVHLRRLLSSPAFVSVCDMPFVPIFLMALYLIHPWLGTMVLAAAALACGMVVFGRWLTRRTGIASVAQDNILTDMSYQSRRLAEPLRAMRMQDDLAAYWLGLQRSSLVWHQRLHSAPDALAAFSKTFRLMLQSAILTVGAVLVIQGKISAGMIMAASILAGRVLAPIDQITGGWRLIAGGWAAHRQLHTYFEHYAPTLETVELPAPRGRISVSSVSQTPAPPRGDGSQYSLQDISFDLQPGDGLCILGGLDAGKSALAKLLVGISQPTAGEVRFDAVKLSLWPSSQIGPAIGYLPEMVELLPATIFDNISRFRAEATDAQVISAAKLARVHDEIMALPDGYSTFLGRGEQSVLSQAHLQKIGLARTLVYDPALIVLDDPRRSLCRCPDVEEIVHDVTRQMRNKSCTVVITARQPCAISALNKVLILSDGRMKRFGPTEEVLGQPYPARVAAKVRTLPSRGNGTAQVGNR, encoded by the coding sequence TTGCAGTTTAGTAAGGAGATTTCTTTAGCTCTGATACAGGGTCGCGAACAATTGCCGGCCAAAAATGACCGATTTGTATTGGGGGTTATAGGTAACGTGCCCACGCAGAATATCTATGATATCGCCTTAAAGGCTCAGGCAGGTGGGATCGGGCTGCTCGTTGCGATCAGTGGATTGGTCAACCTTTTGATGCTGACTGGGTCTATCTATATGATCCAGATATACGACCGTGTTTTGCCTAGCGGGTCTATTGTGACCCTGCTTGGATTATTCGGGATAGTGCTGCTTATATACTGTTTTCTGGGTCTATTTGATCTCACGAGGCAACGGCTTTTGGCGCGCATTTCAGTGCGCTTGGATATGACGCTTGGGGCTGCATGCTTTAGTGATTGGATCAGCGTTCAAAATCATAGCCGCGCGCACGAGGGAGGGGAGCAGCCGCCTCTGCAGCAATTGGTTCACCTCAGGCGACTGTTGTCCAGCCCCGCATTCGTGAGTGTGTGTGATATGCCGTTTGTACCGATATTCCTGATGGCGCTGTATCTCATCCATCCATGGTTGGGGACAATGGTCCTCGCGGCGGCTGCGTTGGCCTGTGGTATGGTGGTGTTCGGCCGCTGGTTGACGCGTAGGACAGGTATCGCCTCTGTCGCTCAAGACAATATTCTCACTGATATGTCGTATCAAAGCCGCCGACTGGCCGAGCCCTTGCGCGCCATGCGTATGCAAGATGATCTTGCGGCATATTGGCTTGGACTGCAGCGCAGCAGCCTGGTTTGGCACCAACGGTTGCATTCTGCCCCTGATGCATTGGCAGCCTTCAGCAAAACGTTTCGCCTGATGTTGCAATCGGCGATCCTCACGGTGGGTGCTGTTTTGGTAATTCAGGGAAAAATTTCCGCCGGAATGATTATGGCGGCATCCATCTTGGCGGGGCGCGTGCTGGCACCCATTGACCAAATCACCGGTGGCTGGCGGCTAATCGCTGGCGGTTGGGCCGCACATCGACAGCTACATACCTATTTTGAACACTATGCGCCGACACTCGAAACGGTTGAACTCCCTGCGCCGAGAGGGCGCATATCGGTTTCATCTGTTTCTCAGACACCAGCCCCTCCGCGGGGGGACGGTTCACAATATAGCCTACAGGACATCTCGTTCGACCTGCAACCAGGGGATGGCCTGTGTATTCTGGGAGGCCTCGACGCAGGGAAGAGCGCGTTGGCGAAGCTCTTGGTAGGTATTTCGCAGCCGACCGCCGGTGAGGTTCGTTTTGATGCGGTCAAACTGAGCCTCTGGCCGTCTTCCCAGATCGGTCCTGCCATCGGCTACCTGCCAGAGATGGTAGAGCTTTTGCCGGCTACGATCTTTGACAACATCTCGAGGTTCCGCGCCGAAGCCACAGATGCGCAGGTTATCAGCGCGGCCAAGCTTGCGCGGGTGCATGATGAAATTATGGCGCTCCCCGACGGGTATTCGACATTCCTAGGGAGGGGGGAGCAATCGGTTCTGAGCCAAGCGCACCTACAGAAAATCGGCTTGGCACGGACCTTAGTTTACGACCCTGCGCTCATCGTGTTGGATGATCCTCGCCGCTCCCTTTGCCGCTGCCCTGATGTCGAGGAGATCGTGCACGACGTCACACGCCAAATGCGGAACAAAAGCTGCACGGTGGTGATTACAGCGCGTCAGCCTTGCGCAATTTCGGCTTTGAATAAGGTATTAATCCTATCTGACGGGCGCATGAAACGGTTCGGCCCGACAGAGGAAGTCCTAGGGCAGCCATATCCGGCGCGGGTTGCGGCTAAGGTTCGGACGTTGCCCTCGCGCGGAAATGGAACAGCACAGGTGGGGAATAGATGA
- a CDS encoding acetylornithine deacetylase/succinyl-diaminopimelate desuccinylase family protein gives MTSTLSTAIIAKRDDLIALTQDLIRIPTLNPPGQDYRLICEYLDTRLRKHGFETQLIRAFGTPGDSEKYPRWNIIARREGRRAGECVHFNSHTDVVEVGAGWTFDPFGAEISDGKIYGRGTCDMKGGLAASIIAAEAFIEQHPDFSGAIEISGTADEESGGYGGVAYLAEHGHFNPDRVQHVIIPEPLQKDRICLGHRGGWWAEIETKGEIAHGSMPFLGDCAVRHMGAVLSEFENKLFPAMAARHTDMPVVPEGARSSTMNINSIHGGQKENDADFDGLPAHCVPDSCRITIDRRFLLEEPLDQVRGEVRALLEGLRETRVDFDYELTELNSVLPSMTDRDAPVVKTVADAIESIMGKAPEYVASPGSYDQKHIDRIGKLKNCIAYGPGLLELAHKPDEYIGIDDMVDSACVMGAALETLLLPKE, from the coding sequence ATGACAAGCACACTCTCTACCGCCATTATCGCCAAGCGTGACGACCTGATCGCTCTGACCCAAGATTTGATCCGCATCCCGACGCTGAACCCGCCGGGGCAGGACTATCGTTTGATCTGCGAATACCTCGATACCCGTCTGCGCAAGCACGGGTTCGAGACGCAGCTGATCCGCGCCTTTGGCACCCCCGGCGACAGCGAGAAATACCCCCGCTGGAACATCATCGCCCGTCGCGAAGGACGCAGGGCCGGCGAATGCGTGCATTTTAACAGCCATACCGACGTGGTCGAGGTGGGCGCTGGTTGGACGTTCGACCCATTCGGGGCGGAAATCTCGGATGGCAAGATCTATGGCCGAGGCACCTGCGATATGAAGGGTGGGCTGGCGGCCTCAATTATCGCGGCGGAAGCCTTTATCGAACAACATCCCGACTTTAGCGGGGCCATCGAAATCTCTGGCACGGCGGATGAGGAATCCGGCGGCTATGGTGGCGTCGCCTATCTGGCAGAACACGGGCATTTCAACCCCGACCGCGTGCAGCATGTGATCATCCCCGAGCCGTTGCAAAAAGACCGTATCTGTCTGGGTCACCGCGGCGGCTGGTGGGCCGAGATCGAAACCAAGGGCGAAATCGCCCACGGCTCGATGCCGTTTCTAGGCGACTGCGCCGTGCGCCACATGGGCGCGGTGCTGTCCGAGTTCGAAAACAAGCTTTTCCCCGCCATGGCCGCCCGCCACACCGATATGCCCGTGGTGCCCGAAGGGGCGCGTAGTTCGACGATGAACATAAATTCTATCCACGGCGGGCAAAAGGAAAACGATGCGGACTTTGACGGGCTACCGGCGCATTGCGTCCCCGACAGCTGCCGCATCACCATCGACCGGCGGTTTCTGCTGGAAGAGCCACTGGATCAGGTGCGCGGCGAAGTGCGTGCGCTGCTGGAAGGGCTACGCGAAACACGGGTCGATTTTGACTATGAACTGACAGAGCTGAACTCTGTCCTGCCGTCGATGACCGACCGTGATGCCCCTGTCGTAAAGACCGTCGCCGACGCGATTGAAAGTATCATGGGCAAAGCGCCCGAATACGTCGCGTCTCCGGGATCATATGACCAGAAACACATCGACCGTATTGGCAAGCTCAAGAACTGCATCGCCTATGGCCCGGGCCTGCTGGAGCTGGCGCATAAACCTGACGAATACATCGGCATCGACGATATGGTCGACAGTGCCTGCGTTATGGGTGCCGCGCTAGAGACGCTCCTGCTCCCGAAAGAATAA
- a CDS encoding Hsp70 family protein, whose protein sequence is MATISTTLGIDFGTSNSAAGYAIDGVPHLINVEAGQNTLPTALFFDNEEKRIIYGRGAQKALIGGEDGRYMRALKSLLGTPLMRESRVLLGKRMDFIAIVASFLAELKAKAESATGQSFDRALSGRPVMFHSADPARDAQALVDLTECYTQAGFKDVRFMPEPEAAALANRAVLAPGDLGLIVDIGGGTSDFTLFRQQGDVGIHILASKGVRIGGTDFDRELSLQHVMPHLGMGGQIKHVFGDETHAAPHAVFADLATWQKIPFLYTREQRRAVEDLVKYAVEPKLLNRLARVLEDELGHDMAFAVEAGKIAANDPGARALPQIDLKIVERGLTVPLPQAMMAATLSGMSAEVAQVATDLAAQADVKTDAVTKLIFVGGSSLMGVIDRAMRDAFPQAEVHRGAAMTAIVDGLAIAAPHAFSDV, encoded by the coding sequence ATGGCTACGATATCTACCACTTTGGGTATTGATTTCGGGACGTCGAACTCTGCCGCCGGCTATGCGATAGACGGCGTGCCGCACCTAATCAACGTCGAGGCGGGGCAGAACACGCTGCCGACCGCGCTGTTTTTCGATAATGAGGAAAAGCGTATCATTTACGGGCGCGGCGCCCAAAAGGCGCTGATCGGCGGCGAGGACGGGCGGTATATGCGCGCGCTCAAAAGTCTGCTGGGGACGCCCTTGATGCGGGAAAGCCGTGTTTTGTTGGGCAAGCGCATGGATTTCATCGCCATTGTGGCGAGCTTTCTAGCGGAGTTGAAAGCAAAAGCAGAGAGCGCGACGGGCCAGAGTTTTGATCGGGCGCTGTCCGGGCGGCCCGTGATGTTCCATAGCGCCGATCCCGCGCGGGATGCGCAGGCGTTGGTGGATCTGACCGAATGCTATACCCAAGCCGGATTCAAAGACGTCCGTTTTATGCCCGAACCAGAGGCGGCAGCACTGGCCAACCGCGCTGTGTTAGCGCCTGGCGATCTGGGGCTGATCGTCGATATTGGCGGCGGTACCTCTGACTTTACCCTTTTCCGGCAGCAAGGTGACGTCGGCATTCATATTCTTGCGAGCAAAGGCGTTCGGATCGGCGGTACAGATTTTGATCGCGAACTGAGCCTTCAGCACGTGATGCCGCATCTGGGGATGGGCGGCCAGATCAAGCATGTGTTCGGTGATGAAACCCACGCGGCTCCGCATGCCGTATTTGCCGATCTGGCGACGTGGCAGAAAATCCCGTTCCTTTATACCCGCGAACAACGCCGCGCGGTCGAGGATCTGGTGAAATACGCGGTAGAGCCGAAGCTGTTAAACCGGCTTGCTCGCGTCTTGGAAGACGAGCTTGGCCACGACATGGCCTTTGCCGTCGAGGCTGGAAAAATTGCCGCCAATGATCCCGGTGCCCGCGCCCTGCCACAGATCGACCTCAAGATTGTTGAGCGCGGGCTGACGGTGCCGTTGCCGCAGGCGATGATGGCGGCGACCCTGTCGGGAATGTCGGCAGAGGTTGCTCAGGTGGCGACCGATCTAGCGGCGCAGGCAGATGTGAAGACCGACGCCGTGACCAAGCTGATCTTTGTCGGCGGGTCGAGCCTGATGGGGGTCATCGACCGCGCCATGCGCGACGCCTTCCCTCAGGCCGAGGTGCATCGAGGGGCTGCGATGACAGCAATCGTCGACGGGCTAGCCATCGCAGCGCCACACGCATTTTCCGACGTGTGA